In Clostridium sp. JN-1, one genomic interval encodes:
- a CDS encoding SoxR reducing system RseC family protein, with protein MNDEKTQSEVEQEEKAPKQKKETNMLLAAFMLFILPIAAIFLGVFLGGYIAESLNKSIYVFRIAGGVIGFVLSVITMKVFDKKTVVSDKPERYYWEDM; from the coding sequence ATGAATGATGAAAAAACACAATCTGAAGTAGAACAAGAGGAAAAGGCTCCTAAACAAAAAAAGGAAACAAATATGTTATTAGCTGCATTTATGCTATTTATTTTGCCAATAGCAGCTATATTTTTAGGAGTGTTTTTAGGCGGGTATATAGCCGAATCTCTTAATAAAAGTATTTATGTCTTTAGAATTGCAGGAGGGGTAATTGGTTTTGTATTGTCTGTCATAACTATGAAAGTGTTTGATAAGAAAACAGTTGTAAGTGACAAACCTGAAAGGTACTACTGGGAAGATATGTAG
- a CDS encoding Ig-like domain-containing protein → MIKNFKKFLLFVFVIAFYQLNSHNLVLASDASNTQVTSSSAIVAAQTVDKSNTSQSTTTSAMVTAQTADKSNTPQNTTTSAIAQNSNSSTVKDSTSNPVREIDSVSNVDVNKKWTIVLSQPVDISSAKNSIKVIDKKTNNKVPIDISISNQGLEVNVSVSDKYNPKSDYQLFIDANLVSKYNKHLPQSVSMNFKTDSSITSIDDLNVTINQCGDYKLPTTLTAAMSDGEKRQVSVTWDKQVNTGAPAGKYVFKGDVKGYPVLVKLNLTINPFEGVTSISNSYRNQSSLQVSLYNYLMNEDNRQSVGARAIELHDGSTSNNCVFFASEALRRAGLTSLPEYVCNTVQLTKKLLSYGWQICYDLSKLLPGDICFTTSYGNGPTHTYTFMKWLDPKSFDYAYICDNQGNEYGGSPYHQRNIDFATSAKDALAYFMYLPLA, encoded by the coding sequence TTGATTAAAAACTTTAAGAAGTTCTTACTGTTTGTATTTGTTATTGCATTTTACCAATTAAACTCACACAATTTAGTACTAGCTAGTGATGCTTCAAATACACAAGTAACTTCAAGCTCTGCCATAGTTGCAGCACAAACTGTAGATAAATCTAATACATCACAAAGCACAACTACTTCTGCAATGGTTACAGCACAAACTGCAGATAAATCTAATACACCACAAAATACAACTACTTCTGCAATAGCTCAAAATAGTAATTCCTCAACAGTGAAGGATTCCACCAGTAATCCTGTAAGGGAAATTGACAGCGTAAGCAATGTAGATGTAAATAAAAAATGGACAATAGTATTAAGTCAGCCAGTAGATATATCTTCAGCAAAAAACAGCATAAAAGTTATAGATAAAAAAACTAATAATAAAGTTCCAATAGATATTTCAATAAGTAATCAAGGTTTGGAAGTAAATGTTTCAGTATCTGATAAATATAATCCTAAAAGTGATTATCAGTTGTTTATAGATGCAAATTTAGTTTCTAAATACAATAAGCATCTGCCACAATCTGTAAGTATGAATTTTAAAACTGATTCATCAATAACTTCAATAGATGATTTGAATGTAACTATAAACCAATGCGGCGACTACAAATTGCCAACTACATTAACTGCAGCTATGTCGGATGGAGAAAAGAGACAAGTAAGCGTTACTTGGGACAAGCAAGTTAATACCGGAGCACCTGCAGGAAAATATGTATTCAAAGGCGATGTAAAAGGTTATCCCGTATTAGTAAAATTGAATTTGACAATAAACCCTTTTGAAGGCGTGACTTCTATATCAAATTCATATAGAAATCAATCAAGTTTACAAGTCAGCCTTTATAATTATCTTATGAATGAAGATAATAGACAATCTGTTGGAGCTAGAGCAATAGAGCTGCATGATGGGAGTACAAGCAATAACTGTGTATTTTTTGCAAGTGAAGCTTTAAGAAGAGCTGGTTTAACATCATTACCTGAATATGTATGTAATACAGTTCAATTAACTAAAAAATTGTTATCTTATGGATGGCAAATATGTTATGATTTGTCAAAGTTACTTCCTGGTGACATTTGCTTTACTACTTCATATGGTAATGGTCCAACCCATACTTATACTTTTATGAAATGGTTAGACCCTAAGTCCTTTGATTATGCATATATATGTGACAATCAAGGAAATGAATATGGAGGAAGTCCATATCATCAGCGAAATATAGACTTTGCTACTTCTGCGAAGGACGCATTAGCTTATTTTATGTATTTACCCTTAGCATAA
- the acpS gene encoding holo-ACP synthase: MIFGVGIDIVEIRRVSEVLDKHSNFLEKNFSKNEIEYFKVRKLRPEFVAGRFAAKEAVSKALGTGFSGFELKDIEIDRTASGKPTVILKGKAKLIAQKYQNYKIHVSISHGIDNAVAYAVMEVDKIEDCSCKDCEENR, from the coding sequence GTGATATTTGGTGTTGGAATTGATATAGTTGAAATTAGGAGAGTAAGTGAAGTGCTAGATAAACATTCGAATTTTTTAGAAAAAAATTTTTCTAAAAACGAAATTGAATATTTTAAAGTGAGAAAATTAAGACCTGAATTTGTAGCTGGAAGGTTTGCAGCTAAAGAAGCAGTGTCTAAAGCACTGGGCACTGGGTTCAGTGGATTTGAACTTAAGGATATAGAAATTGACAGAACGGCTTCAGGTAAGCCTACTGTTATATTAAAGGGAAAGGCAAAATTGATAGCACAAAAATATCAAAATTATAAAATTCATGTAAGTATATCGCATGGTATAGATAATGCTGTGGCATATGCTGTAATGGAGGTTGATAAAATTGAAGATTGCAGCTGTAAAGACTGTGAGGAAAATAGATAG
- a CDS encoding germination lipoprotein GerS-related protein has translation MKKRLLLIILCFIIAIFQIGCNNKGKDIEENLKYIRNLDSYTCNVNISMKNDKQVITYSGKQSYDKMYGSRFELGDSRIFIYKDDMVFIKDLKNNSFYNTQEDSDSIFKLAFVSYYINLLYTDENIKSSFKSLNGQEYQVVHLDIPGNNKNINNANLYIRTSDKVPQYLYIYNSSGKEDIKVEYSSFQPNIKLNQQIFETK, from the coding sequence GTGAAAAAAAGATTATTATTAATTATTTTATGTTTTATAATTGCAATATTTCAAATTGGGTGCAATAATAAAGGTAAGGATATTGAAGAAAATTTGAAGTACATTAGAAACTTAGATAGTTATACTTGTAATGTAAATATAAGCATGAAAAACGATAAACAAGTAATAACTTACAGCGGAAAGCAATCTTATGATAAGATGTACGGCAGCAGGTTTGAGCTTGGCGATAGTAGAATTTTTATATATAAAGATGACATGGTATTTATAAAAGATTTAAAAAACAATTCATTTTATAACACTCAAGAAGATTCCGATAGTATATTTAAATTAGCTTTTGTCTCATATTACATAAATTTATTATACACAGATGAAAATATAAAGAGTTCATTTAAAAGTTTAAATGGACAAGAGTATCAAGTTGTACATTTGGACATTCCAGGCAATAATAAAAACATCAATAATGCTAATTTATACATTAGAACGTCAGATAAAGTACCTCAATACTTATACATTTACAATTCTAGCGGCAAAGAAGACATTAAGGTAGAGTATTCATCATTTCAGCCTAATATAAAATTAAACCAGCAGATTTTTGAGACTAAATAA
- a CDS encoding YihY/virulence factor BrkB family protein, with protein sequence MKSLTTKCIKNVIFRFNDDDVLALSSQLAYGFIFAFFPFMIFLMTMIGYSPVESGDVLAGLNRLLPKDTLELIKNIVIEVVDTKNASLMSFSLIFTIWSMSSGFDAVIKALNKAYDERENRNFFVVKLISILFTFELTIVILTLIFFLVLGQIVGNSIAYRYGFSQEFKVLWDAARYVISILTTIFIFASLYHYTPSRRLTWHEVMPGSFFATIGLIAASMIFAYYVNNFTNYSKVYGSIGAVIALLSWFFLGATIIISGGELNAILISKCGTKT encoded by the coding sequence GTGAAAAGTTTAACGACTAAATGTATTAAAAATGTGATTTTTAGATTTAATGATGATGATGTATTGGCTTTATCCTCACAATTGGCATATGGATTTATATTTGCATTTTTCCCTTTTATGATATTTCTCATGACAATGATAGGATATAGTCCTGTGGAAAGCGGAGATGTATTAGCAGGATTAAATAGACTTTTGCCAAAGGATACTTTGGAATTAATTAAAAACATAGTTATTGAGGTTGTCGATACAAAAAATGCAAGTTTGATGTCATTTAGTTTGATTTTTACTATATGGTCAATGTCATCGGGATTTGATGCAGTTATAAAGGCACTTAATAAGGCATATGATGAGCGGGAAAACAGAAATTTTTTTGTGGTAAAGTTAATAAGCATATTATTCACATTTGAACTGACAATTGTAATACTTACTTTAATATTTTTTTTAGTATTAGGACAAATAGTTGGAAATTCAATTGCATATAGGTATGGTTTTTCACAAGAGTTTAAAGTTTTATGGGATGCAGCAAGATATGTAATATCTATTTTAACTACTATATTTATTTTTGCTTCATTATATCATTACACTCCAAGTAGAAGACTTACATGGCATGAAGTTATGCCCGGATCTTTTTTTGCAACTATTGGATTAATTGCAGCATCTATGATATTTGCATACTATGTCAATAACTTTACCAATTATTCTAAAGTATATGGAAGTATAGGTGCAGTTATTGCACTTTTAAGTTGGTTTTTTCTTGGAGCAACTATAATAATTTCAGGCGGAGAATTAAATGCTATATTAATTTCAAAATGTGGAACAAAAACTTAA
- a CDS encoding type II toxin-antitoxin system PemK/MazF family toxin, producing the protein MTTIVKRGDIFYADLSPVVGSEQGGIRPVIIIQNDVGNKYSPTVIIAAITSQINKAKLPTHVEISSEAYGLNKDSVVLLEQIRTLDKRRLKEKIGHMTESDMKKVDDALLISIGLQ; encoded by the coding sequence ATGACAACGATAGTGAAAAGAGGAGATATATTTTATGCTGATTTAAGCCCTGTAGTCGGCTCTGAACAAGGTGGGATAAGACCTGTAATAATCATTCAAAACGATGTAGGCAATAAATACAGTCCCACTGTAATAATAGCGGCAATTACTTCACAGATAAATAAGGCAAAACTTCCTACGCATGTAGAAATTTCATCAGAAGCTTATGGACTTAATAAAGATTCTGTAGTTTTGCTGGAACAGATAAGAACTCTAGATAAGAGAAGATTAAAAGAAAAGATAGGCCATATGACAGAGTCAGATATGAAAAAAGTTGATGATGCACTTTTGATAAGTATAGGGTTACAATAG
- a CDS encoding NAD(P)H-hydrate dehydratase: MKIAAVKTVRKIDSYCINELKIPGIVLMENAALKVVENINLDKFNKFCVVCAKGNNGGDGFAVARHLLVNKKDVQVFLIGNSGGMSNDCKTNYDILTNIGVSVVNINSLNDIDILKTSILQTEVVVDAMFGTGLSRDIQGIFDSAVSLINQNSRYTVSIDAPSGFESDTGKILGNCIRADKTVTFELYKRGFLNYGADEFTGDVIVESIGIPKLAVDKFTQDDFILNHEMIKNNLKVRNKYCHKGDYGRVMIFSGSLGFTGAAYICTQGAVRSGSGLVTLCCSREIQGILSSKLVEAMTISLDEDQRVFELLKKSDALAFGPGLGSSKTTYNLLKKIVDNYEKTIVIDADGINVLQGKLDTFKNKKCKFIITPHAGEMSRITGLSVDYINQNRIEVSRKFAKDNNVVVLLKGYNTVITDGYKLAINPTGNSSMASGGMGDLLTGIIVSLAGQGYEPMKAACLGAFIHGYCGEKLSKNMYSVNASYMLDKIPFVIKELQD; encoded by the coding sequence TTGAAGATTGCAGCTGTAAAGACTGTGAGGAAAATAGATAGTTATTGTATAAATGAATTAAAAATACCGGGGATAGTTCTTATGGAAAATGCAGCTTTAAAGGTTGTAGAAAATATAAATTTAGATAAATTCAATAAATTTTGTGTAGTTTGCGCAAAAGGTAATAACGGCGGTGATGGATTTGCAGTGGCAAGGCATCTACTTGTTAATAAAAAGGATGTACAGGTATTTTTAATTGGAAATAGCGGCGGCATGAGTAATGACTGTAAGACTAATTATGATATACTTACAAATATTGGAGTAAGTGTAGTTAACATAAATAGCTTAAATGATATAGATATTTTAAAAACTAGTATACTTCAAACTGAAGTTGTTGTAGATGCAATGTTTGGTACGGGACTTTCAAGGGATATTCAAGGTATCTTTGATTCTGCAGTATCTTTAATTAATCAAAATAGCAGGTATACTGTATCAATAGATGCTCCATCTGGATTTGAAAGTGATACTGGGAAGATACTTGGAAATTGTATTAGGGCAGATAAGACTGTAACTTTCGAACTCTATAAGAGGGGATTCTTAAATTATGGTGCAGATGAATTTACAGGAGATGTGATTGTAGAAAGTATAGGAATACCTAAATTAGCAGTAGACAAGTTTACTCAAGATGATTTTATACTAAATCATGAAATGATAAAGAATAATTTAAAAGTTAGAAACAAATACTGTCATAAAGGTGATTATGGCAGAGTTATGATTTTTTCAGGCTCCCTGGGATTTACAGGAGCAGCTTATATATGTACGCAGGGTGCAGTTAGAAGTGGTTCAGGACTTGTAACTTTATGCTGCAGTAGAGAAATTCAAGGTATATTGTCTTCTAAATTAGTTGAAGCTATGACAATTTCACTTGATGAAGATCAAAGGGTATTTGAGCTTTTAAAAAAGAGTGATGCTTTAGCTTTCGGTCCGGGTCTCGGCAGTAGTAAAACTACTTACAATTTATTAAAGAAAATTGTGGATAATTATGAAAAGACGATTGTCATAGATGCAGATGGTATAAATGTTTTGCAGGGAAAACTTGATACATTTAAAAATAAAAAATGCAAGTTTATAATTACACCGCATGCTGGAGAAATGTCTAGAATAACGGGGCTCAGTGTAGATTATATAAATCAAAATAGAATAGAAGTTTCAAGGAAATTTGCTAAAGACAATAATGTAGTAGTACTTTTAAAAGGATATAATACTGTGATTACTGATGGATACAAATTAGCTATAAATCCTACTGGCAACAGTTCAATGGCTTCAGGAGGAATGGGCGACCTATTAACTGGTATTATAGTATCGCTTGCTGGACAGGGATATGAACCTATGAAAGCTGCATGTTTAGGAGCATTTATACATGGGTATTGTGGAGAAAAGTTATCAAAAAATATGTACTCTGTTAATGCAAGTTATATGCTTGACAAAATTCCATTTGTAATTAAAGAACTTCAAGATTAA
- a CDS encoding spore germination protein GerW family protein: protein MGPVPENLDMLFTKLEDFFNTRTVVGDPIEVGETTLVPIISVTFGFGTGAGENQNARKNKSDSGSGVGMGAKIASDAVIVVRKDGTVKILPVNGRDNLVNLIEKVPEIVSKFNFKKSEDKK, encoded by the coding sequence ATGGGGCCAGTTCCAGAAAATTTGGACATGTTATTTACTAAGTTAGAAGATTTTTTTAATACTAGAACTGTTGTGGGAGACCCAATTGAAGTTGGAGAAACTACCTTGGTACCAATAATATCAGTGACATTTGGATTTGGTACAGGTGCAGGTGAAAACCAAAATGCACGCAAAAATAAAAGCGATTCAGGTTCAGGTGTTGGAATGGGTGCTAAAATTGCTTCTGATGCAGTAATTGTTGTTAGAAAAGATGGAACAGTTAAAATACTTCCTGTAAATGGAAGAGACAACTTAGTAAACCTTATAGAAAAAGTTCCAGAAATAGTATCAAAGTTCAACTTTAAAAAATCAGAAGACAAAAAATAA
- a CDS encoding transketolase, with amino-acid sequence MKKSVEELTQIAKVIRKDIITMLTESASGHPGGSLSAVEILTALYFNEMNVDPENPRDLNRDRFVLSKGHAAPALYSTLCRRGFFEAKELMTLRKINSNLQGHPNMNEVRGVDMSTGSLGQGISAAVGMAIAGKLDGKDYRVYTLLGDGELEEGQVWEASMAAAQYKLDNLTAFVDHNGLQIDGPCEEVMSAEPITDKFKAFRWNVIEIDGHNFEQIIDAVEQAKKTKGKPTMVVCKTIKGKGVSYMENQVGWHGSAPNQEQCDIALKEIGGEE; translated from the coding sequence TTGAAAAAAAGTGTAGAAGAACTAACTCAAATAGCTAAGGTTATTAGAAAAGATATAATAACTATGTTAACGGAATCTGCTTCAGGTCATCCAGGCGGTTCATTATCTGCTGTAGAAATTTTAACTGCATTGTATTTTAATGAAATGAACGTTGACCCAGAAAATCCAAGAGATCTAAATAGGGATAGATTTGTACTCTCAAAAGGTCATGCAGCACCAGCATTATATAGTACACTTTGCAGAAGGGGATTTTTTGAAGCTAAGGAGTTAATGACTTTAAGAAAGATTAATTCTAATTTACAAGGACATCCTAATATGAATGAAGTTCGCGGAGTAGATATGTCTACAGGTTCATTAGGACAGGGAATTTCAGCAGCTGTTGGAATGGCTATAGCTGGAAAGTTAGATGGAAAAGATTATAGAGTATATACTTTATTAGGAGATGGAGAACTTGAGGAAGGTCAAGTTTGGGAAGCTTCCATGGCAGCAGCTCAATATAAATTAGATAATCTTACAGCTTTTGTTGACCATAATGGACTTCAAATTGATGGACCATGTGAAGAAGTTATGTCAGCTGAACCAATAACAGATAAATTTAAGGCATTTAGATGGAATGTTATAGAGATTGACGGACACAATTTTGAACAGATAATTGACGCTGTAGAACAAGCTAAAAAGACTAAAGGAAAACCAACTATGGTGGTATGTAAAACTATAAAAGGTAAAGGCGTATCATATATGGAAAATCAAGTTGGATGGCATGGTTCTGCACCAAACCAAGAACAATGTGATATAGCTTTAAAAGAAATTGGAGGTGAAGAATAG
- a CDS encoding CopG family transcriptional regulator, giving the protein MSNSKRLVVDLSETLYNEFNKALKEDCKKRSEFIRETIILYIKEKKRLSIIEQMESGYKEMAKLNLEFAEMGFASDMKELKEYEAKLSESDLADDNDSEKRRYILC; this is encoded by the coding sequence ATGTCAAATTCAAAAAGATTAGTGGTTGACCTCTCAGAAACACTTTACAATGAATTTAATAAGGCACTAAAAGAAGATTGCAAAAAAAGAAGTGAATTTATTAGGGAAACTATCATATTATATATTAAAGAGAAAAAAAGGTTAAGTATAATAGAGCAAATGGAAAGTGGTTACAAGGAAATGGCGAAACTTAATTTGGAATTTGCAGAAATGGGCTTTGCGAGCGATATGAAGGAATTAAAAGAATATGAAGCGAAGCTTTCGGAGAGTGATTTGGCAGATGACAACGATAGTGAAAAGAGGAGATATATTTTATGCTGA
- a CDS encoding transketolase family protein — MSKKIATREAYGKTLAEIGQKNKKIVVLDADLSKSTKTAEFKKVCPERFIDMGIAEANMMTVAAGISTCDKIVFASTFAIFATGRAFEQIRNSICYPKLNVKVCATHAGLTVGEDGASHQSVEDISLMRSIPNMTVICPSDAVETEKAIKAAAEFNGPCYVRLGRSGVPVINDNPNYDFKIGRAVTLKEGKDAVIFATGIMVDAALQAHDILAQEGINAKVVNIHTIKPIDKEAIISSAHETHAVVTAEEHNIIGGLGSAVCEVLSENIPTPVVRVGIKDTFGESGKPAELLEKYGLTAKDIVNAVKKVLTLKK; from the coding sequence GTGAGTAAGAAGATAGCTACAAGAGAAGCTTATGGAAAAACTCTTGCTGAAATAGGTCAAAAAAATAAAAAAATTGTTGTATTAGATGCAGATTTATCAAAATCTACTAAGACTGCAGAATTTAAAAAAGTTTGTCCTGAAAGATTTATCGATATGGGAATAGCAGAGGCTAATATGATGACAGTAGCTGCAGGTATATCAACATGTGATAAGATAGTATTTGCAAGTACATTTGCTATATTTGCAACAGGAAGGGCTTTTGAACAAATAAGAAATTCAATTTGCTATCCTAAGTTAAATGTAAAAGTATGTGCAACTCATGCAGGATTAACTGTAGGAGAAGATGGAGCGTCACATCAATCAGTAGAGGATATATCACTTATGAGAAGTATTCCAAATATGACAGTAATTTGTCCTAGTGATGCTGTTGAAACTGAAAAGGCAATTAAAGCTGCAGCAGAATTTAATGGTCCTTGTTATGTAAGGCTTGGAAGATCAGGAGTACCTGTTATAAATGACAATCCTAACTATGATTTCAAAATTGGCAGGGCAGTAACTTTAAAAGAAGGAAAAGATGCTGTAATTTTTGCAACAGGAATAATGGTAGATGCTGCACTTCAAGCACATGATATACTAGCTCAAGAAGGTATAAATGCTAAGGTTGTAAATATACATACTATAAAACCTATAGATAAAGAAGCAATTATAAGTTCAGCTCATGAAACTCACGCTGTAGTAACTGCAGAAGAGCATAATATAATAGGCGGACTGGGTTCAGCTGTATGTGAAGTTCTAAGTGAAAACATTCCAACTCCAGTAGTAAGAGTAGGAATAAAAGATACATTTGGAGAAAGTGGAAAACCAGCAGAACTTTTAGAAAAGTATGGTTTAACTGCTAAAGACATAGTTAATGCTGTAAAAAAGGTATTGACATTAAAAAAATAA
- a CDS encoding Mrp/NBP35 family ATP-binding protein: protein MSQSDKTNESAQCKNNIKNVIAVMSGKGGVGKSTISVLLAKAFKNKGFKVGVLDADITGPSVPKLLNLDDELAKAVNETIIPVVSEDGIKVMSLNLLIENKNEPVIWRGPVISGAVKQFWTDVEWGDLDYLVIDMPPGTGDVALTAMQSIPIDGIVMVSIPQDLVSMIVSKAINMAKKMGTDILGVIENMSYIVCPDCGKKIKIFGEENTDKFLKDMDLKLLGELPMLNSISNISSSDKNDLPNVFDPIAANILDELNSRK, encoded by the coding sequence ATGTCACAATCTGATAAAACCAATGAAAGTGCTCAATGCAAAAATAACATAAAAAATGTAATAGCAGTTATGAGTGGAAAGGGCGGAGTAGGTAAGTCTACAATTTCTGTACTACTCGCTAAAGCATTTAAAAATAAAGGATTTAAAGTTGGAGTGCTTGATGCAGATATAACTGGACCAAGTGTTCCTAAGTTGTTAAATTTAGATGATGAACTAGCAAAGGCTGTTAATGAAACTATTATACCTGTAGTATCAGAAGATGGAATAAAGGTAATGTCTCTTAATCTCCTTATAGAAAATAAAAATGAGCCGGTAATATGGAGAGGACCTGTAATATCGGGTGCTGTTAAACAATTTTGGACTGATGTAGAGTGGGGTGATCTTGATTATTTAGTTATTGACATGCCGCCTGGAACAGGAGATGTGGCTCTTACTGCAATGCAGTCAATACCTATAGATGGAATTGTAATGGTATCAATACCTCAGGATTTAGTTTCAATGATAGTTTCAAAAGCTATAAATATGGCTAAGAAAATGGGAACTGATATTTTAGGTGTTATTGAGAATATGAGTTACATAGTATGCCCTGATTGTGGTAAGAAGATTAAGATTTTTGGAGAAGAAAATACAGATAAGTTCTTAAAAGATATGGACTTGAAACTCCTAGGAGAGCTGCCAATGCTAAATAGCATAAGTAATATTTCAAGTTCTGATAAAAATGATTTACCTAATGTATTTGATCCTATAGCTGCGAATATATTAGATGAGTTAAATTCTAGAAAATAA
- a CDS encoding DUF6514 family protein → MVIESLMKINESERIKYKYIYKLTKNNVLITYKMQPIELECYGIEVERQDLIDDKIINTESDFVKNISPQKYKVYNLFKLLYNNNVSPIHLIDVLGEYIDEYVVDFEDKVNMCINY, encoded by the coding sequence ATGGTAATAGAAAGTTTGATGAAGATTAACGAGTCTGAGAGGATAAAGTATAAATATATCTATAAGCTGACAAAGAATAATGTATTGATTACATACAAGATGCAGCCTATAGAGTTAGAGTGTTACGGCATAGAAGTTGAAAGACAAGACTTAATAGATGATAAGATCATAAATACAGAAAGCGATTTTGTTAAAAATATAAGTCCGCAGAAGTACAAAGTGTATAATTTGTTTAAGCTTTTATATAATAATAATGTATCTCCCATACATTTAATAGATGTACTTGGAGAATATATTGATGAGTATGTAGTAGATTTTGAAGATAAAGTAAACATGTGCATTAATTATTAA
- the alr gene encoding alanine racemase, translated as MFKNFRPTWMEVDLDKLAYNVKSIRKKSNSKELIGVVKADAYGHGVLDVVQTLLENGIDRLAVAVLSEGIQLRKNGIDKHIMILGLTPDTLNEELIKYDIEPAVSSYEYAFKLSNDAKRMNKTVKIHVAVDTGMGRIGFLPNEDGVNEVCKISKLPNIEIEGLFSHFCTADELNKEYSNMQFEKYNWFYDALMERQVKINMKDIANSAAIMELPKTHFDASRPGIILYGYYPSTEVDKNELDIKPIMTWKANVMHVKKLGKGEYISYGRKFRTERESLIATLPVGYADGYTRMMSGKAKVIINGKFAPVVGNICMDQCMVDVTDAGDVKAGDEVILMGSSGNLKFDADDIAPILGTINYEILCMVSKRVPRVYIKGGKVVKVRNYI; from the coding sequence ATGTTTAAAAATTTTAGACCTACTTGGATGGAAGTTGACTTAGATAAGCTTGCTTATAATGTAAAAAGTATACGAAAAAAATCCAATTCAAAAGAATTAATAGGGGTTGTTAAAGCAGATGCGTATGGCCACGGCGTATTGGATGTAGTACAAACTCTCTTAGAAAATGGTATTGACAGATTAGCTGTTGCGGTGTTAAGTGAAGGTATACAACTTAGAAAAAACGGCATTGATAAACATATAATGATACTTGGACTCACTCCAGATACTTTAAATGAAGAATTGATAAAATATGATATTGAACCAGCAGTATCTTCTTACGAATATGCATTTAAGCTGTCCAATGATGCTAAGCGTATGAATAAAACAGTTAAAATTCATGTAGCTGTTGATACTGGTATGGGAAGAATAGGATTTTTACCAAATGAGGACGGCGTTAATGAAGTTTGTAAAATTAGTAAACTTCCTAATATAGAAATAGAAGGTTTGTTTTCACATTTTTGTACTGCAGATGAATTGAACAAGGAATATTCAAATATGCAGTTTGAAAAATATAATTGGTTTTATGATGCACTTATGGAAAGACAAGTTAAAATTAATATGAAGGATATTGCTAATAGTGCTGCTATAATGGAATTACCAAAAACTCATTTTGATGCTTCAAGGCCAGGTATAATATTATATGGATATTATCCATCAACTGAAGTTGACAAAAATGAGCTTGATATCAAACCTATTATGACATGGAAGGCAAATGTAATGCATGTTAAAAAACTTGGAAAAGGCGAGTACATTAGTTATGGAAGAAAGTTTAGAACTGAAAGAGAAAGTTTAATTGCAACTTTGCCAGTTGGGTACGCTGATGGTTATACTAGAATGATGTCTGGAAAGGCGAAGGTAATAATTAATGGAAAATTTGCTCCTGTAGTTGGAAACATATGCATGGATCAATGTATGGTTGATGTCACTGATGCTGGAGATGTAAAGGCTGGGGATGAAGTCATACTTATGGGCAGTTCAGGAAATTTAAAATTTGATGCTGACGATATAGCACCTATACTTGGCACTATAAATTATGAGATATTGTGTATGGTAAGTAAGAGGGTACCTAGAGTTTATATTAAAGGTGGAAAGGTAGTTAAGGTTAGAAATTACATTTAA